A window from Vulcanimicrobium alpinum encodes these proteins:
- a CDS encoding acetyl-CoA carboxylase biotin carboxyl carrier protein, translating to MTDDVIATRTRALAGALAESGFARLRVREGETEIELRRSPRSPSPSASAQASRHDADAPTKPSVADRTVDAIASDVVGIVRMLRPAVSEGQMLEGDRDLAYVETLGIRNPVRSRGPGRIATIFVTEGQPVEYGQTLFAIER from the coding sequence ATGACCGACGACGTGATCGCGACGCGCACCCGAGCCCTGGCCGGAGCGCTCGCCGAAAGCGGCTTTGCGCGCCTGCGGGTCCGCGAGGGCGAAACCGAGATCGAACTGCGCCGCTCGCCCCGGTCCCCGTCGCCGTCCGCCTCGGCGCAGGCGTCAAGGCACGACGCCGATGCGCCGACGAAGCCGAGCGTCGCCGACCGTACCGTCGACGCGATCGCGAGCGACGTGGTGGGGATCGTCCGGATGCTCCGTCCGGCCGTGTCGGAAGGTCAGATGCTCGAGGGCGACCGCGACCTCGCCTACGTCGAGACGCTGGGGATCCGCAACCCGGTGCGCTCGCGCGGACCCGGACGGATCGCGACGATTTTCGTCACCGAAGGGCAGCCGGTCGAGTACGGCCAGACGCTGTTCGCGATCGAGCGGTAG
- the folK gene encoding 2-amino-4-hydroxy-6-hydroxymethyldihydropteridine diphosphokinase, whose product MPRAAIGIGSNVGDAAANVRRAFARLGELGDVAARSSLYRSAPWGVTYQDAFVNAAALLDTALAPHALLRELKRIETEEGRVVTYRWGPRVLDLDILAYGDVKVADPDLEIPHPRLHERAFALIPLAQIAPEYAAKCERLPPGERDAVVELAPQ is encoded by the coding sequence GTGCCGCGCGCCGCGATCGGGATCGGTTCTAACGTCGGCGACGCCGCCGCGAACGTCCGCCGCGCGTTCGCTCGGCTCGGCGAGCTCGGCGACGTCGCGGCGCGTTCGTCGCTCTATCGCAGCGCGCCGTGGGGAGTGACCTATCAGGACGCGTTCGTCAACGCCGCCGCCCTGCTCGACACCGCGCTCGCGCCGCACGCGCTGCTGCGCGAGCTCAAGCGCATCGAGACGGAAGAGGGGCGCGTCGTCACCTATCGCTGGGGGCCGCGCGTGCTCGACCTCGACATCCTGGCGTACGGCGACGTGAAGGTTGCCGATCCGGACCTGGAGATTCCGCACCCGCGCCTGCACGAGCGAGCCTTCGCGCTGATCCCGCTCGCCCAGATCGCGCCCGAGTACGCGGCGAAGTGCGAGCGGCTTCCCCCCGGAGAGCGCGACGCCGTCGTCGAACTCGCGCCGCAATGA
- the folB gene encoding dihydroneopterin aldolase yields the protein MAMERAQRDRERDVIELRGIRVFGRHGANPGEQDVPQPFEIALRLEVEIAAARASDALADTVDYAALHAAVVRIVARERFALLERLGDVILDAALADPRVVRASVSIAKPALLGGATPVVTLHKGRR from the coding sequence ATGGCGATGGAGCGAGCGCAGCGGGATCGTGAACGCGACGTCATCGAGTTACGCGGGATTCGTGTGTTCGGGCGGCATGGTGCGAACCCGGGCGAACAGGACGTTCCGCAGCCGTTCGAGATCGCGCTGCGGCTCGAGGTCGAGATCGCCGCCGCGCGCGCGAGCGATGCGCTCGCCGACACCGTCGACTACGCGGCCCTCCACGCTGCCGTCGTGCGAATCGTCGCGCGCGAGCGGTTCGCGCTCCTCGAGCGGCTCGGCGACGTCATCCTTGACGCCGCGCTGGCCGATCCGCGCGTCGTGCGCGCATCCGTTTCGATTGCCAAGCCCGCACTGCTCGGCGGCGCGACGCCGGTGGTGACGCTGCACAAGGGACGCCGCTGA
- the folP gene encoding dihydropteroate synthase, which yields MSDRLTRGRGALFVRGRALAWGERTYVMGIVNATPDSFSGDGLVDPALAAQRALAHLAAGADLIDVGAESTRPGNTPISDATERARLLPAVRAIRAAAPDAILSVDTFKPEVFRDAHAAGGDLLNSIWGAPPELVDAAASCGAPIVVMHNKAVAVYERDVLDEVLAFLDDAAARCVRAGIPPDRVILDPGIGFGKLPEHSLALLRALDRLVALGFPTLIGTSRKSTIGKLTGRTVDAREFGTAATVALAVAAGIDIVRVHDVAEQTDVVRVADAIVRGWRPAGWTERLP from the coding sequence ATGTCTGACCGGTTGACGCGGGGGCGCGGCGCGCTGTTCGTCCGCGGCCGCGCGCTGGCCTGGGGCGAGCGCACCTACGTGATGGGGATCGTCAACGCGACCCCGGACTCGTTCTCCGGCGACGGGCTCGTCGACCCCGCGCTCGCGGCGCAGCGCGCGCTCGCGCACCTCGCCGCGGGCGCCGACCTGATCGACGTCGGCGCGGAATCGACCCGTCCCGGCAACACGCCGATCAGCGACGCGACCGAACGCGCGCGGCTGCTCCCGGCGGTGCGCGCGATCCGCGCGGCAGCGCCGGATGCGATCCTGAGCGTCGACACGTTCAAGCCCGAAGTCTTTCGCGACGCGCACGCGGCCGGCGGCGATCTGCTCAACTCGATCTGGGGCGCGCCGCCGGAGCTCGTCGACGCGGCGGCGTCGTGCGGGGCGCCGATCGTGGTGATGCACAACAAAGCCGTGGCCGTGTACGAACGTGACGTCCTCGACGAGGTGCTCGCGTTTCTCGACGATGCGGCGGCACGCTGCGTCCGCGCCGGGATCCCGCCCGACCGCGTAATTCTCGACCCCGGGATCGGCTTCGGGAAACTCCCCGAGCACAGTCTCGCGCTGCTGCGCGCGCTCGACCGTCTCGTCGCGCTCGGCTTTCCGACGCTGATCGGGACGTCGCGCAAATCGACGATCGGCAAACTCACCGGCCGCACGGTCGACGCGCGCGAGTTCGGGACCGCGGCGACCGTCGCGCTCGCCGTCGCGGCGGGGATCGACATCGTGCGCGTGCACGACGTCGCCGAACAGACCGACGTCGTCCGCGTCGCCGACGCGATCGTCCGCGGCTGGCGCCCCGCCGGCTGGACCGAACGCCTCCCATAA